Part of the Geoanaerobacter pelophilus genome, TCGGCATCGGCCCAGGAGTCATTTGCCTCTTTCCCGCCACTGCCGTTTGGTTATTCTTCCATCAAGGTCTTCGATAACCAGAGCCGCTTTGTCGGTAGGATAGTTCCTGAGAAGAGGTACTGGACCCCGATAGACCGGATTCCACTTTTTCTGCAGAATGCCGTGGTTGCTGTCGAAGATGCCCGTTTTTACGAACATGGCGGCATTGATGTCCGCGGGATTGCCCGCGCCCTGGTAAAAGACGTGGTCAAGGGGAGGCTGGCCGAAGGTGGTTCCACCATCACTCAGCAACTGATCAAGAACCGTTATCTGACAGGCGTGAAAACCATCGAGCGCAAGCTCGATGAGGCGCGCATGGCAATGGACTTTGAAAAGAAATACACCAAGAAACAGATCCTGGAGATGTATCTCAATGAGATTTATTACGGCAACGGCGCCTGGGGCATTGCCCAGGCGGCTCGACTCTATTTTGACAAAAACCCCGAGGAACTGACCGAGGCCGAATGCTCGCTGCTGGCCGGAGTACCGAAGAATCCGGCGCGCTACAACCCTCTCGGGCAATCGGCCAAAGTGACCGGACGTCGGGACGTGGTACTCAGGCGGATGGAGGATCTGAAAATGATCTCATCCGGCCAGAGACAGCAGCTGCGAGCGAACCCGCCGAAGATAATCCCTGCTGGTCAGGCTCCGTATTACATGGCCCATATCAAAGGGAAGTTGGTGGAACGTTATGGCCCGCAGATCATCGAGCAGGGTGGGCTGGATGTCATTAGCGCCATGGACCTGAACCTTCAGAAACTGGCGGAAAAGACCCTGGCGGAAGGAGTGAGAAAGATATCTCCTCAGCTACAGGGGGCGCTGATATCCCTTGATCCGGTCAATGGTGATGTCCTGGCAGCAGTTGGCGGCGTTGATGCTGCCAAGAGTCCCTATAACCGGGCATTTACAGCCAGACGCCAACCCGGTTCCTCCATTAAACCGCTCATCTACGCTGCAGCCTTGGAAAAAGGGGTCACTGCCAGCAGCAACTGGGATGATGCCCCGGTATCCTACAACCGTGGCAATGGCGACACCTGGAAACCTCAGAACTATGGCAAGGAACTGTTTGGCGAGTTGACGCTCCGCGAGGCGTTGGCATATTCGAATAATGTCATCACTATTAAACTGCTGGAATCGATCGGGGTCCCATATTTTGTTGATTATGCCCGAAAGATGGGCTTGCCGCTTCGGGCCCAGAACGATCTATCTTTGGCTCTCGGCACCGAGGAGGTAACCCTCAACGAGCTGGTGCAGTCCTATGCGCCGTTGGCCAACGGCGGGTTGCGTACCGAACCGCGCACCATTGTCAGGATTTATGATCGAAACCGTCATGCCTGGTCAGAAACCCCGCCGGCAACGGTCTCAGTTATCTCCCCGGAAGTCGCTTTTGTTACAACCAGCATGCTTGAGGATGTCATGGCCTATGGCACAGCCAAGTCTTTAAAGCGGTTCAGTAAGGAGCGTCCGGCAGCTGGCAAAACCGGCACTACCGATGATTACCGTGATGCCTGGTTTGTCGGGTATACCCCACAGATGGTTACCGGTATCTGGGTGGGATATGACAGACCAAGGCCCGGCGGCAAAGGGTTCACCGGCGGTGCCATAGCCGCGCCGGTCTGGGAGCGGTTTATGCGCCAGGCGCTGGCCGGAAAGCCTGCCATTGATTTCCCCAAGCCGGAAAAGGTGGTAGCTGCTACTATTGACCCTGCAACCGGCTATCTGGCAACGATGGACTGTCCGGAACGGGTGGAGGAGTTCTATATTGACGGCACCGCACCGACTGAATATTGTCCTGAACATGGCGGAGATCTACTTGATCCGCTGACTGAAGCTTCATCCGCAGAGGATGCTCAAGCGGTGGAACCCGGTGGCAATGATGTGAAGGAATAAGTGTCGCAGTTGAAAAAATATGGGGACAAATGCTGAGTGATGTGGCTCAGTGCGTTGGTGCGGTTGCCGACCAGACGGTCTGCAGGAACGGTGCGCTGTCAAGTCGGGTGATATTGTCGAAGCCGACAAGAAGGCAATTACGAACAAAACGGTCGCTGGCAAAAGAGACGAAACCGGTC contains:
- a CDS encoding transglycosylase domain-containing protein; translation: MMCLGFVSSASAQESFASFPPLPFGYSSIKVFDNQSRFVGRIVPEKRYWTPIDRIPLFLQNAVVAVEDARFYEHGGIDVRGIARALVKDVVKGRLAEGGSTITQQLIKNRYLTGVKTIERKLDEARMAMDFEKKYTKKQILEMYLNEIYYGNGAWGIAQAARLYFDKNPEELTEAECSLLAGVPKNPARYNPLGQSAKVTGRRDVVLRRMEDLKMISSGQRQQLRANPPKIIPAGQAPYYMAHIKGKLVERYGPQIIEQGGLDVISAMDLNLQKLAEKTLAEGVRKISPQLQGALISLDPVNGDVLAAVGGVDAAKSPYNRAFTARRQPGSSIKPLIYAAALEKGVTASSNWDDAPVSYNRGNGDTWKPQNYGKELFGELTLREALAYSNNVITIKLLESIGVPYFVDYARKMGLPLRAQNDLSLALGTEEVTLNELVQSYAPLANGGLRTEPRTIVRIYDRNRHAWSETPPATVSVISPEVAFVTTSMLEDVMAYGTAKSLKRFSKERPAAGKTGTTDDYRDAWFVGYTPQMVTGIWVGYDRPRPGGKGFTGGAIAAPVWERFMRQALAGKPAIDFPKPEKVVAATIDPATGYLATMDCPERVEEFYIDGTAPTEYCPEHGGDLLDPLTEASSAEDAQAVEPGGNDVKE